The genomic interval CGGCCCGGTGGCGACGGTGCTGATCAATCGCGGCACGCTCCGGCGCGGCGACACCTTCGTCGTGGGTACCGAGAGCGGCAAGGTGCGCGCCATCGTCGACGACCAGGGCAAGCAGATCAAGGAAGCCGGCCCGTCCATGCCGGTCGAGGTGCTCGGCCTTGGCGGCGTGCCGTCCGCCGGCGACATGCTGACCGTCGTGGAGAACGAGCAGCGCGCCCGCGAGGTGGCCGAATACCGGCAGGAAAAGGCGACCGAGAAGCGCACCGCGCTCGCCCCCAGCAGCTTCGACACGATGTTCAACAAGTCGAACGTCATCGAATGGCCGGTGGTGGTGAAGGCCGACGTGCAAGGCTCGGTCGAGGCGATCAACTCGGCGCTGCACAACCTTTCCAACGACGACATCAAGGTGCGCATCCTGCATGCGGGCGTCGGCGCCATAACGGAAACCGACGTGCAGCTCGCCGCCGCCTCGAACGCGCCGATCATCGGCTTCAACGTGCGCCCGAACGCCAAGGCGCGCGACCTGGTGAAGCGCGACAACGTGCGCATGATGTATCACGACGTGATCTATCACCTGACGGACGAGATCACGAAGGAACTGCTCGGCGAACTCGGCCCGCTCAAGGTCGAGAACGTCGTCGGCCGCGCCGAGGTCAAGCAGGTGTTCCCCGCCGGCAAGCGCGACAAGGCCGCCGGTCTGCTGGTGGAGGAAGGCGTCATCCGCAAGGGCCTGCACGCCCGTCTCACGCGCGAGGACGTCATCGTCTCGGCGACCGTCATCCAGTCGCTCAGGCGCTTCAAGGACGACGTGGACGAGGTCCGCGCGGGGCTGGAATGCGGCGTCGTGCTGGAGGACACCAACGACATTCGCGCCGGCGACCAGCTGGAGGTGTTCGAGGTGACAGAGCAGGAACGCACGCTGTGACGAGCGCGCCCCTTCCGCCTGCGGGAGGGGCGTGAGGCGTGGCCGGACAGCACCTCTCGCCATCCTGGCCCAGCGCGCGGACGATGGGCGCGCAGTTCGTCTCCCACGACGAGGCGAGCGGGACGGTGGAAATGGCCTTCACCCCGCCAGACGGCTTCGCCAACATGCGCGGCAGCGTGCAGGGCGGGCTGCTGGCCGGTCCGATGGACGAGGCGATGGGCGCCGCCGTCTACCTCGCCACCGGGGGCAAGCTGCAACTGACCCTCGACATCAATCTCTCGCTCCTGCGGCCCGTCGCGATGGAACGGTTCACGGTGAAGGCGCGCGCGGTCCGGTCGGGGCGCAAGGTGACGTTCGTGGAAGCCGAACTGTTCGATCACGAGGGCAAGCTGTCCGCCCGCGCGACCGCGACCACGCTGGTGACGGGGTGGCCGGGCGAGAGCCAGGGTGGAGCCGGGGACAAGGGGCGGGGCGCATGACCCGCCGCGTCGCCCTGCTCGGGTCCATCAATGTCGGCGGCAACCGCGTCGCGATGGCCGATCTGAAGGCCGCCTTCGCCGCTGACGGCTTCGCCGGCATCGCCACCGTCGCGGCAAGCGGCAACGTCGTGTTCGAGGCGGGGGAGGAGCCGGACGCCGCCCTCGCGAGCCGGATCGCCGATCTGGTGAAGGACAACACCGGCATCGACACCTTCGCCGCCGTCCGCACGCGCGAGGAGCTGGCCCGCGCCCTATCGGACAGTCCCTTCGCCGCCGGCGGGGCGGACAACATGGTGCATGTCATGTTCCTCGAAGCCCAGCCCGACGCCGCCGCTTTCGCAAGGCTGGCGGCCGACCACGCCGGCCGCGGCCCGGAAAGGCTCGCCCCCGGCGACCGCGCGCTGCATATGGACTACGTGGATGGCGTCGCCGGTTCGAAACTCACCAGGGATTTCATCGAGCGCCGCCTCGGCTGCCGGGGCACGGCGCGCAACGTCCGCTCGATCCGCCGCATCATGGAGGCCATGGAACGCTGATGCCCCGCCATTCGCAGCCCGAAGACCAGTCCGTCCGCCTGCTGAAGGTGGGGGAGCGCGTGCGCCATATCCTCTCCGAACTGCTTGCGCGCGGGGAGGCGCATGACGAGGTGCTGCGCGCGCATACCATCGCCGTGACCGAGGTGCGCATGTCGCCCGACCTCAGGAACGCCAAAGTCTACGTCAAACCGCTGCTGGGCGAGGACGAGGGGCCGGTGCTGAAGGCGCTCAGGACCAACACCGCCTTCTTCCAGCGCGAGGTCGCCCAGCGCCTGGGCCTGAAATACGCGCCGAAACTGCAATTCCGCGCCGACGAGAGCTTCGACGAGGCGAGCCGGATCGAGCAATTGCTGGACGATCCGAAGGTGCGGCGCGATCTCGACGGGGAATAACCGCCGCCCGTGAAATTGCCGCCGCGACGAATGCGGCTAGGGTGGGGGCCGATGGCCAAGCTCTATTTCTACTATGCCAGCATGAATGCGGGCAAATCGACCACGCTGCTGCAGGCCGATTTCAACTACCGCGAGCGCGGCATGGCAACGATGCTGTGGACCGCCGCCATCGACACGCGCGCCGAAGCGCCCATCGCCAGCCGCATCGGGCTTGAGGCGGAGGCCAACCGCTACACGCCGGGTACGAACCTGTGGCGGCAGGTGATGGATCGTCACGGC from Aurantiacibacter spongiae carries:
- the rbfA gene encoding 30S ribosome-binding factor RbfA encodes the protein MPRHSQPEDQSVRLLKVGERVRHILSELLARGEAHDEVLRAHTIAVTEVRMSPDLRNAKVYVKPLLGEDEGPVLKALRTNTAFFQREVAQRLGLKYAPKLQFRADESFDEASRIEQLLDDPKVRRDLDGE
- a CDS encoding DUF1697 domain-containing protein, whose protein sequence is MTRRVALLGSINVGGNRVAMADLKAAFAADGFAGIATVAASGNVVFEAGEEPDAALASRIADLVKDNTGIDTFAAVRTREELARALSDSPFAAGGADNMVHVMFLEAQPDAAAFARLAADHAGRGPERLAPGDRALHMDYVDGVAGSKLTRDFIERRLGCRGTARNVRSIRRIMEAMER
- a CDS encoding PaaI family thioesterase, translating into MAGQHLSPSWPSARTMGAQFVSHDEASGTVEMAFTPPDGFANMRGSVQGGLLAGPMDEAMGAAVYLATGGKLQLTLDINLSLLRPVAMERFTVKARAVRSGRKVTFVEAELFDHEGKLSARATATTLVTGWPGESQGGAGDKGRGA